CGACATGCCCCTCCAGCACATTCACGAGGTCATGCTCGAGCGCATGCGGCGCGAAACCTCCCGGGCGTACATCGAAGATTTGCTCGCCCGCATCCGCGCCGGCATCCCGGGGATTGCGCTCCGCACCACCTTCATCGTAGGATTTCCGGGTGAGACGGAAGCGCGGTTTGCCGCGCTGGTGGACTTTGTGCGCAAAGTGCGTTTTGAACGACTGGGCGTGTTTGCCTACTCCCGCGAGGCGGGGACACGCGCCGCCCAGATGCGCGGGCAGGTGCCGGCCGCCGAGCGCCAGCGCCGCCGCGAATTGCTGATGGCCGCGCAGCACGAGGTCGCCCGCGAAGTCGCCGCGGGTTTTGTGGGACGCACCCTCCGAGTGCTGGTGGAAGGCGAGGCCACCGCCCGCCAATTGCAGGCGGCCCGGGTGGACTCCTGGGAGCACGGCCTCCTGCGCGAAGCCGATGCCGGCGCGCGCCGGCTGCGGGGCCGGTACGCCGTGGCCCGGGGCGAGGCCGATGCGCCGGACATTGACGGCCGGGTGTACATCCGCGGCGGCCCGCTGCCGCCGGGGGAGTTTGCGACCGTGCGGATTGTGGGCCATACCGATTACGATTTAATGGCCGAGCTGGAGGGTGGCAACGCAAGACATGAATCTGCCCAATAAACTGACCATGGCGCGGCTGGTGTTCACCGCCGCCTTCCTGATGGCGTTGTTCATTCCTTTTCCCCTCCACCATACCGCCGCCCTGGTCTTGTTTTCCCTGGGAGGCCTCACCGACCACCTCGACGGCCGGCTGGCGCGCAAGCACAACCTCATCACCAATTTCGGCAAGCTCATGGACCCGCTCGCCGACAAAATCTTCACCTGCTCGGCCTTCATTGCCTTTGTGGGGTTGAAGCTGATGCCGGCCTGGATGGTGGTCATCATTGTGGCCCGTGAGTTTGCCATCACCGGCCTGCGCATGCTGGCGGCCACCCAAAACCGGATTCTGGCGGCGGAAGGCTTCGGCAAACACAAAACCGTGAGCCAGATAATCTGCATCCTCGCCATGCTCGTCAGTCTGTGCGGCCCGGAATGGGGAGCCTTGGGACGGTTTTTCCTGCTGCCCCTGGGGGGCGTGCCCTGGGTGGACCAACTGGCCGTGGCCATGCAATGGATTACCGTGGGGCTGACCATCATTTCCGGCACGCTGTATCTGTGGCGCAATCACCAATTGTTCACCGCCGGCGCCTGAACCGGCAGCCGGCGGCAAGCCCCACCGGGCCCAGGCCCGGCCACCCAGACCCCTGGCCGCGCGCCCAGACCGCCCGGGGCGAAGCAAGATTTTTTCTTCTCAAAAAACGGGGCGTATTCCCATAATCAGCCTGTTTTGATTGCGCGGGAAGCACAGTTATTGGAATTGGCGGACAAGCTGCGGGCCAGCCCATGGGTGGCCATGGACACCGAGGCGGACAGCTTGCACGCCTATCCGGAGAAAATCTGCCTCATCCAAATCAGCCATCCCGGCGGGGATGTGCTGGTGGACCCGCTGAGTGGCATGGATTTGCAGCCGTTATGGCAGGCGCTGGCCGGGCGGGAGCTGGTCATGCACGGCTGCGATTATGATTTGCGGCTCCTTCGCCGCACCTATGATTACCTGCCCGCCGCCGTCTTCGATACCATGCTCGCCGCGCGCCTGCTGGGCTACCCCAACTTTGGCCTCAGTGATTTGGTCCACCGCCACTTGGGCGTGCGCCTTGAAAAAGGCCCTCAAAAGGCCAACTGGGGCCTGCGCCCCCTGCCGCCGCACATGGAACGCTACGCCCGCAATGACTCCCGCTACCTCAAACCCCTTGAAACCATCCTCCGCGCCGAGCTGGAACAACGGGGCCGCCTGGATTGGCATCGGGAAATGTGCGCCCGTTTGCTGGAACAAAGCGCCACCGACGCCGGGCCGGATGCGGACACCGCCTGGCGCGTCAAAGGTTGCGGGCAACTGGACCGCCACGGCCTGGCCGTGCTCCGGGCCGTCTGGCACTGGCGCGAGCACGAGGCCACAACGGCCAACCGCCCGCCTTTCTTCATTTTCTCCACCGAGGACATGGTGGCGCTGGCCGCGCTGGCGGCCGCCGGCCAGCCTTATGAGCACCTCATCCCCCGGCGCTTCAGTCCGGGGCGGCGCCAGCGGCTGGTGCAGGCCGTCACCAAGGCGTTGCAGTTGCCGCTCGAAAAATGCCCGCACCCCATGCCCCGCCGTCCCTCCCTGCGGCTGACCGCGCAACAGCGGCGGCTGATGAATGAATTGCAGGCCCGGCGGGACGCCCAGGCCGCGCGCCTGCAAATGGACCCCACCTTAATCGCCCCCCGCGCCACCCTGGTAGCCCTGGCCACCGACGGCGAGGCCGCGCGGCGCCAGTTGATGAACTGGCAGCAGAAGCTGCTGTTTTGAATGCCCAGCCGCCCCTTGCCCCGCGGCCGGGAGCGAGTATCTTTCCCCATGGTTGCACCAGCCACTGCCACCGACAGCCTCAAACAAAAAGTTTGGGACGGCGGCCGCATCACCCCCGCCGAAGCGGAGGCCCTGTACCATCTGCCCCTGGCCGAGCTGGGCGAGCTGGCCCACCGGCGGCG
This is a stretch of genomic DNA from Fontisphaera persica. It encodes these proteins:
- the pgsA gene encoding CDP-diacylglycerol--glycerol-3-phosphate 3-phosphatidyltransferase, whose amino-acid sequence is MNLPNKLTMARLVFTAAFLMALFIPFPLHHTAALVLFSLGGLTDHLDGRLARKHNLITNFGKLMDPLADKIFTCSAFIAFVGLKLMPAWMVVIIVAREFAITGLRMLAATQNRILAAEGFGKHKTVSQIICILAMLVSLCGPEWGALGRFFLLPLGGVPWVDQLAVAMQWITVGLTIISGTLYLWRNHQLFTAGA
- a CDS encoding ribonuclease D, coding for MIAREAQLLELADKLRASPWVAMDTEADSLHAYPEKICLIQISHPGGDVLVDPLSGMDLQPLWQALAGRELVMHGCDYDLRLLRRTYDYLPAAVFDTMLAARLLGYPNFGLSDLVHRHLGVRLEKGPQKANWGLRPLPPHMERYARNDSRYLKPLETILRAELEQRGRLDWHREMCARLLEQSATDAGPDADTAWRVKGCGQLDRHGLAVLRAVWHWREHEATTANRPPFFIFSTEDMVALAALAAAGQPYEHLIPRRFSPGRRQRLVQAVTKALQLPLEKCPHPMPRRPSLRLTAQQRRLMNELQARRDAQAARLQMDPTLIAPRATLVALATDGEAARRQLMNWQQKLLF